The segment TTGATCAGCGAGTTTGCCCGCATGTTCAAGTTCTTGGAGGACATGAAGTCCATTCTTCGCAAATGAGTGCACTACGTATAGAGCCCTTGACCGCAGAAGAAGTGCCTCATGTAGTGGCATATTGGAGGGAAAGTACTGACCAACACCTGATAGGAATGGGTGTGGATCTGGAGAAGCTCCCACCTCCAGAGGATATCGAGCACATGCTCTGCCGCTCTTTGGAGACGAACCTCGAGGAACGGAATTCCTACTGTCTCATCTGGCATCTGGATGGAGCACCTATAGGCCATTGCAATACAAATCCCACTCTATATGGTGACGAGGCCTTTATGCATCTACATGCCTGGTCCAGCGCAAAGCGTGGAAAGGGATTTGGTACGGAGGCGGTAAGGCTTTGCGCTCAGAGATTTATGGAAGACCTCGAACTGAAACACCTGTATTGCAGTCCCAAATCAGACAATCGTGCGGCCAATAGGGTCTTAGAGAAATGTGGATTCCGTTCGGTCAAGATCCACCGTACAGTACCGGGTAGCATCAACTATGAACAGGAGGTTCATCTGTGGGAATATGTTCCTGGATCAATATCCTGACCACGCTCGAAGTCTTGCCAACTCGGCATCGAGTGATTCCTGCACCTTGAGGACCTCACGCATCCATTTCAGGCAATCAGCGAAGGAATTGAAAACATGTTCATCTGTAATGCTTTTGGGAATGACCTTCGAAGCTCGCAATTGACGCTCAACATGGGGAGTCACTCCGCAAAGAACGACCACCACCTCTTGACGATGCAAAGTTTCCAAGGCCTGCTCTAATGCCCTTACTCCAGACTGATCGATGAAGGGGACCTGCTCCATACGAATGACAAGCATGTGTAGGTCAGGAAGTCGATCGATGAGCTTTCTGAAATCACTGACCATCCCGAAGAATATGGGTCCATCCAAATGCTTGAAAACGACCTTTTCGCGAATAGCAGGAGAGACCATTTTCTCATCGTCCCACAATGGATCCTCTTTTTGAACCTGTTTCAAAGGTGTGATCTCCACCCGTTCCGTACTCAGATCACTCATCCGCTTCAAGAAGACGAATGCAGCAAGGACCAGTCCTACGAATACCGCGTAGACCAGCTGCCAGAACACCGTCAAGATGAGCACTGTCAGAAGGATGATCTTCTCTGAAAGTTCCATTTGCGGAA is part of the Flavobacteriales bacterium genome and harbors:
- a CDS encoding GNAT family N-acetyltransferase, yielding MSALRIEPLTAEEVPHVVAYWRESTDQHLIGMGVDLEKLPPPEDIEHMLCRSLETNLEERNSYCLIWHLDGAPIGHCNTNPTLYGDEAFMHLHAWSSAKRGKGFGTEAVRLCAQRFMEDLELKHLYCSPKSDNRAANRVLEKCGFRSVKIHRTVPGSINYEQEVHLWEYVPGSIS